One Heterodontus francisci isolate sHetFra1 chromosome 37, sHetFra1.hap1, whole genome shotgun sequence genomic window carries:
- the slc25a33 gene encoding solute carrier family 25 member 33, whose translation MAQRETVLHLFAGGCGGTVGAIVTCPLEVIKTRLQSSGLTLRPVYIPQVNLNTINGPGVVRPARVAPGLFQVLKSILEKEGPRSLFRGLGPNLIGVAPSRAIYFAAYSKAKEKCNAIFVPHSNVVNMCSAGFASFITNTLMNPIWLVKTRMQLESRKRGEKATNAFQCAKYVYQTEGFKGFYRGLTASYAGISETVIHFVIYEALKKHLEEWRFAVRENDKNASDFLGLMMAAGFSKTCASCTAYPHEVIRTRLREEGTKYKSFLQTARLVATEEGYSAFYRGLQAQLIRQIPNTAIMMTTYELIVHVLG comes from the exons ATGGCACAGAGGGAAACCGTACTGCACCTCTTCGCAGGAGG GTGTGGAGGAACAGTGGGAGCAATTGTCACTTGCCCATTGGAAGTGATTAAGACTAGACTACAGTCCTCCGGCTTAACGCTTCGTCCGGTCTACATTCCACAGGTCAACCTTAATACAATCAATGGACCGGGCGTTGTTCGACCAGCACGTGTAGCACCAGGACTTTTCCAAGTTTTAAA ATCTATTCTAGAAAAGGAGGGACCAAGGTCACTTTTCAGAGGACTGGGACCTAACTTGATTGGCGTTGCTCCATCCAG AGCAATCTACTTTGCTGCCTACTCCAAGGCCAAGGAGAAGTGTAATGCAATCTTTGTACCACACTCAAATGTTGTCAACATGTGTTCTGCTGGTTTTGCAA GCTTTATTACAAATACATTGATGAACCCTATTTGGTTGGTCAAAACAAGAATGCAGCTGGAAAGCAG GAAACGAGGTGAGAAAGCAACAAATGCTTTCCAATGTGCAAAGTACGTTTATCAAACTGAAGGATTCAAAGGTTTTTACAGAGGTTTGACTGCCTCGTATGCTGGGATCTCGGAGACTGTGATTCATTTTGTTATTTATGAAGCCTTGAAGAAACATTTAGAGGAGTGGAGGTTCGCTGTGAGGGAAAATGACAAGAATGCATCAGACTTTCTAGGATTGATGATGGCTGCTGGATTTTCAAAGACTTGTGCATCTTGTACTGCTTACCCTCATG AGGTAATAAGAACACGATTACGGGAGGAAGGCACAAAGTACAAGTCATTTTTGCAAACTGCACGTCTAGTGGCAACAGAGGAAGGTTATAGTGCTTTCTACAGAGGACTTCAAGCTCAGCTGATACGCCAGATTCCAAACACTGCAATAATGATGACAACGTATGAGCTGATTGTTCATGTTTTGGGATAG